The Brevibacterium atlanticum genome segment GGCTGGTTGAAGTCGAGCTGGACGGTCGACATCTGCCAGGTGCGGCCGATGGCGTCGCGAGCCTGGACGGAGATCTTCGGGCCGTAGAAGGCGGCGCCGCCGGGGTCGGGAACGAGTTCGAGCCCGGTCTCCTGGGCCACCTCTTCGAGGACCTGGGTGGCTTCGGCCCACTGTTCATCGGAGCCGATGAATTTGTCGGCCTTCTTCCCGTCCTCGTCGCGGGTGGAGAGTTCGAGGTAGAAGTCGTCGAGGCCGAAGTCGCGCAGCAGGCTGAGCACGAAGTTCAGCAGATGGCGGATCTCCTTGGCCGCATCCTCCTGGGCGACGTAGGAGTGAGAGTCGTCCTGGGTCAGGGCGCGGACGCGGGTGAGGCCGTGGATGACGCCGGAGGCCTCGTCGCGATAGACGGTGCCGAACTCGAAGAGCCGCAGCGGAAGGTCACGGTAGGACCGGCCGCGGGAGCGGTAGATGAGGTTGTGCATCGGGCAGTTCATCGCCTTGAGGCGGTACGGGGTGCCCTCCTTGACGATCTCGCCGGTCTCCTCGTCGCGGACCTCGTCGACGGACATCGGCGGGAACATGTTCTCGCCGTAGTAAGGCAGGTGGCCCGAGGTGTAGTAGAGGGTCTCCTTCGAGATGTGCGGGGTGCCGACGTATTCGAAGCCCTCGTCGATGTGGCGGGCGCGGACGTAGTCCTCCATCTCCCGCTTGATCACACCGCCCTTGGGGTGGAAGACGGGCAGGCCGGAGCCGAGCTCTTCGGGGAAGGAGAACAGGTCCATCTCCGCACCGAGCTTGCGGTGGTCGCGGCGTTCGGCTTCGGCGATGCGATCCTGGTAGGCCTTGAGGTCGTCCTTGCTGGCCCATGCGGTGCCGTAGACGCGCTGCAGGCTGGCGTTGGCCTGGTCTCCGCGCCAGTAGGCCGAAGAGGCGCGGGTGACGGCGAAGCCGTTGCCGATGAGTTTGGTGTTGGGCAGGTGGGGTCCGCGGCAGAGGTCCTGCCACACGACTTCGCCTTTGCGGTCGACGTTCTCGTACACGGTGAGTTCGCCGCTGCCGACCTCGACGGAGGATTCGTCGTCGGAGCCCTTGCCTTTGTCGTCGATGAGTTCGAGTTTGTAGGGCTCATTCGCCATGCGCTCACGGGCTTCGTCCTCGGTGACGACGACGCGGTTGAAGGTCTGGCCGGCCTTGACGATCTGGGCGGCCTTCTTCTGGATCGCTTTGAGATCCTCAGGGGTGAAGGGCTCGGCAGCATCGAAGTCGAAGTAGTAGCCGTCGGTGATGTAGGGGCCGATCCCGAGCTTCGTGCCGGGGAAGAGCTCCTGGACGGCTTGGGCGGTGACGTGCCCGGTCGAATGGCGGAGGATGTCGAGTCCGGCGTCGGAGTCGATGGTGATCGGTGCGATTCGGTCGCCGGGCTGCAGCTCGCGGCTGAGGTCGGCGGGTTCGCCGCCGAGCCACATCGCAACGACCGTGCGGTCGGAGGAGAAGATCTCCGTTCCGGTCAGCCCCTCTTTCCAAGGGATGCTTTCGCCCGCGCAGTCGATGCTGTCTGCCACTGATCTTCTCCGTTCGTTGAGTCTTCGTTCGAGTGCGTCCTGAACCAGGACGTCCCGCCATCAGAGTCTAGTACCAATTCGGCGGGGCCAAATCAGTTGGGTGGCAGTCAGTCGACTGCCACCCAACTGTGTTCATCGAGGTGTTCTGCGGATGCCGGTTCAGCCTCGCGTCATGCGCATTCAGCGCGTGCGAAGAGTGCTTCGCGTCACTGCTTCTTCCACTCGAAGTCCGTGCCGCTGCCGTAGTCCTCGTTCAGTTTGAGCTGGACGTGCATGGCGTCGATATCGGACGACTCGACGGCGAAGGCGAACTCGTAGGTCTTCTCGCCTCCGGCGGGGACAGGATCGGCGAAGGCGAGCGAACCGCGGTAGTTCGAGCCGTCGAACACATCGTCGTAGTCCTTGCTGCCGCCGTTGTTCGCGTTCAGATCGGACAGGGTCAGGTCGACGTCTTCGCTCGAATTGTTCTTGACGGTCATGGTGACCACGGCGATCTGGCCGTTCGTCGAGTCCGCACCCGTGGCGCTCGAATCTGCGGTGCCCGGTTTGACCGAAACAGTGGCAGTGAGATCGTCGCCGATCGTGACGTCGCTGCCTTGTGCGGGGGCAGGCTCTCCACCGTCGGAGCTGCCGGAGCCCTCGCTCGGGTCCTGGGCCGGGTCCTGGCCGGCACCCTGGCTGGGATCTGCCGGTGCCGACGAGCTGGCTGCCTCGTCGGCGGCCTTGAAGATGAACGCACCGAACATGATCGTCGCCACGATCACGATGATCGAGATGATGACTGAGACGGCGCCGAGGATGATGCCGGTGATGTTGAGGCCCTTGTTGCTGGCCAGGCCCTTCTTGACCGCGGAGAGTCCGACGAAGCCGAAGATGATCGCAGCGATGCCGAAGAGTGCGCCGCCGCCGAAGACGAAGGCGCCGAGGATGCCGACGATGCCGCCGATGAGGGCGAGGATGCCCCAGATGTTCTTCGAGGTGTTGCCGCCGGAGCCCGAAGGGTACTGGCTGTAGGCCGCGTTCGGGTTGGCTGGGATGAACTGATCGGAGGACCCGTCAGCTCCCGCGTAGGCCGGCTGTTGACCGTACTGGTTGGCATCGTACTGCGCGCTCGCGTCGTACGGATTCTGACCGTACTGACCCTGCCCGTACTGGTTCTGATTCTGGCCGTAGGGGTCCTGGTTCTGGTTCTGCCCGTACTGCGGCTGGGAGCCATACTGGTTCTGATCCTGACCACCGGCGTTCTGACCGTACTGCGGCTGCGAGCCGTACTGGTTCTGATCCTGACCACCGGCATTCTGACCGTACTGCGGCTGAGAACCGTACTGGTTCTGATCGTTCGACGCACCGTACTGCGGAGGCTGTTGCCCGTATCCCTGCGAACCGTCGTTGCCGCCCTGGCCGTAGTTCGGCTGCTGCGGCTGGGAACCGTACTGGGGAGGCTGCTCTCCCTGGTTCTGGTCGCCGCCCTGGCCGGGGGCGCTCGGCTGGCTGTTGGGGTTCTGGCCGTTCGGGTTGTTGCCGCCCGAACCGTCGCCCGAACCGTACGGGTTCTGAGGAGTAGACATAGGTGCTCCGAAGTCATCGTCGTTAGGTACAACGCCTAGCGTACTAGCAATCGGGCTTACTTCCGCATGCTTTTCACGTTCCAGACCTGCAACAGCGCTGCCACATGGCGACGACCGGACCGTTCACCTTCAGGCTCTGCTCGCAGCGCAAGTGTTCGGCGGCACCGCCCGAGCGTGCCCAAATCGTCGTTCAAGCCGCAGCGCACTTGTGGAACGGAGCTCCGGTCGACAAGTGCGCTCCGCCTTGAACGAGCTTCCGACGGCTCGACAAGTGCGCTCCGCCTTGAACGAGCCTGCACAACGGGCAGACATGCACGAAGCCCCGAGTGCATCACTCGGGGCTTCTCCTGTGCGCGATACTGGGATCGAACCAGTGACCTCTTCCGTGTCAGGGAAGCGCGCTACCGCTGCGCCAATCGCGCTCTATTCTTTTGTTGCACCGGAACCGTGAAGTCCCTGTGCGCGATACTGGGATCGAACCAGTGACCTCTTCCGTGTGAAGGAAGCGCGCTACCGCTGCGCCAATCGCGCTGATTGATCGACATTTCTGTCAATCCATCCGAGGTGGCGACGGGATTCGAACCCGTGTATACGGCTTTGCAGGCCGCTGCCTCGCCTCTCGGCCACGCCACCGCCAAGGCAGTGCCATGACGCCTCCGAGCGGATGACGGGACTCGAACCCGCGACCCTCACCTTGGCAAGGTGATGCTCTACCAACTGAGCCACATCCGCATTTCTCGCTGCTCGGTTTCCCTCGCAACGAGATACAACTCTATACGCAGGTGACGGCATACGCAAAATCGGAATCGGGTGATCGTCGTCACAGGCGCTGATCAAGCTTTCAGGGTCGCCATCCTATAGTGGTTGGGTGCACCCCGATCCCCAGTCCAGCCGCCCCAACGGGTGGTTCTCGCGCCATCATCGGCAAGGCCCCCGACCGTGGCGGAAGCTGCGGCTGGGCTTCCTGCGCTGGCGGCAGACGGTGCTGGCGAATCCGCACACGGCTCGCCTCTATCGGACCATCGTCGGCGGCCTGGGCACCCTCATCGTCCTCATCGGCCTCATGCTCGTCCCCCTGCCCGGTCCTGGCTGGCTCATCGTCATCATCGGGCTGTTCATCATCTCGAGCGAGTTCCAGTGGGCACGCAGACTGCTTCATTTCGTGCGGGTGAACGTCGAGAAGTGGACACGCTGGATCATGGCCCAGCGGCTCTGGGTCCGCTGGACGATCGGTGCGCTCACCGCGGCCTTCGTCGCGGTCGTCGTCTGGGGTGCGCTCAAGCTGACCGGTCTGCCCGATTGGGTGCCGGATCTGCCCATCTTCGAACTGCTCAGCCTGCGCTGAAGTCCTCTCCCCGCCACGTCGACGCTGATGGGCGCGAAGAACTCACGTGGTGAATGCGCAGCGCCCGCCGCACCGGGAGTCGGTGCAGCGGGCGTGAAACATCAGTGCCGCCTCCTGTGTAAGCCGCTCATCCCTCAGGGCGACGTCGACGAGTGGCTCAGGACGACAGCGCGGTGAGCCGGGACAGGCAGCGCAAGTACTTCTTCTTGTAGCCGCCGGCCAGCGACTCCTCGGTGAAGACCTTGTCGAGCGGGACACCGGAGTTGATGATGTGGACGTTGCGGTCGTAGAGCCGGTCGACGAGTGCGACGAAACGCAGCGCCACGCTCTCGTTCTCGATGGTCACCACGTTCTCCCACACCGCATTGTCGATGCCGTCGACCATACGCCCGTAGCGCGACGGATGAACGGACGAGAGGTGGTTGACGAGCTCGGAGAAGTCATCGCGGGCGATGACACCGCCGAGTTCCGCCGCAGCCGCATCGAGTTCGTCGGCAGACAGCGGATCCGCCGGGGAGCTCAGGGCGCGGTGGCGATAGTCCTGACCATCGATGCGATAGACCTCGAACTGGTCGGCCAGGGCCTGGATCTCGCGGAGGAAGTCCTGAGCGGCGAAGCGCCCCTCCCCCAACGATCCGGGCAGAGTATTCGACGTGGCGATGATCTTCACTCCCGCGTCGGTGAGTTCCCGCATGAGCCGAGACATGAGCACGGTGTCGCCGGGATCGTCGAGTTCGAACTCATCGACGCACACGAGCTTCATCTTCGACAGGTCGTCGCGGGCCCGGGCGAAGCCGAGGGCACCGACGAGGTTCGTGTATTCGACGAAGGTGCCGAAGGTGGCAGGCTTCTCATTGGCATGCCACGCCGAGGCCAGGAGGTGGGTCTTGCCGACGCCGTATCCGCCGTCGAGGTAGACGCCCTTCGGACCGGACTTCCCCTTCGAGAAGAGTCTGCCGAAGAAGCCCGGCGAGTTCGACTGTGAGGTGAACTGTTCGAGCTTGGCCCGCGCCTCAGCCTGGGACGGTTCGGCCGGGTCGGTGCGGTAGCTGTCGAAGGACACGTCCTCGAACTGCGGAGGCGGGACGAGACCTGCGATGAGCTCTTCGGGGGCAACCTGTGGGGATCGATCGCTCAGGGCGACCAGAGTCTGCTCGGCATTCACTCGGCCTAGTCTATGGCAGTGATCAGCCGCCGCTTCAACTCGCACCCTGTGACGGTCGCCTCAGACAGAGGCACGAACGGCCCCTCCGCCGCCCCTCAGTTCCGGTTGAAGTCGAAGCCGAGGCGACCGAGCTGTTTGGGGTCCCGCTGCCAGTCCTTGGCGACCTTGACGTGCAGGTCGAGGTAGACCTTCGTGCCGAGCAGCCGTTCGATGCCCTGCCTCGATTCGGATCCGATGGCCTTGAGCCTGCTGCCGCCCTTGCCGATGATGATCGCCTTCTGGCTGGGGCGTTCGACGTAGAGGTTGACGTGGACGTTCCACAGCGGGTTGTCCTCGCTGCGCCCCTCCCGCGGGTACATCTCCTCGACCTGCACGGCCAGGGAATGCGGCAGTTCGTCGCGAACGCCCTCGAGGGCGGCTTCGCGGACGAGTTCGGCGATCATCATCTCTTCGGGTTCGTCGGTGAGGTCACCGTCCGGGTAGAGCGGAGGTGAGACGGGCAGATGACCGGCCAACACCGAATCGACGGTCTCGACCTGGAAGCCCTCTGCTGCAGAGACGGGGACGACATCGGCGAAGTCGGCGAGCTCACCAACGGCCAGCAGAGCCTCGGCGACCTTGTCCTTGGGGACGAGATCGACCTTCGTCACCAGCGCCACGATCGGCGTGCGGCCGTCGAGGAGCTCGAGCTGGGAGGCGATGTAGCGGTCACCGGGACCGATCGGCTCATCCGCGGGCAGGCAGAAGCCGATGACGTCGACCTCGCTGAGCGTCATCGCCACGAGGTCGTTCAGGCGCGATCCCAGCAGGGTCCGCGGCTTGTGCAGGCCCGGGGTGTCGATGAGGATGAGCTGGTGGTCATCGCGATGGACGATGCCGCGGATGGTGTGCCTGGTCGTCTGCGGCTTCGCCGAGGTGATCGCGACCTTCTCCCCCACCAGGGCGTTCGTCAGGGTCGACTTGCCGGTGTTCGGCCGGCCGACGAAGCAGGCGAATCCGGCCTTGTAG includes the following:
- the thrS gene encoding threonine--tRNA ligase, whose translation is MADSIDCAGESIPWKEGLTGTEIFSSDRTVVAMWLGGEPADLSRELQPGDRIAPITIDSDAGLDILRHSTGHVTAQAVQELFPGTKLGIGPYITDGYYFDFDAAEPFTPEDLKAIQKKAAQIVKAGQTFNRVVVTEDEARERMANEPYKLELIDDKGKGSDDESSVEVGSGELTVYENVDRKGEVVWQDLCRGPHLPNTKLIGNGFAVTRASSAYWRGDQANASLQRVYGTAWASKDDLKAYQDRIAEAERRDHRKLGAEMDLFSFPEELGSGLPVFHPKGGVIKREMEDYVRARHIDEGFEYVGTPHISKETLYYTSGHLPYYGENMFPPMSVDEVRDEETGEIVKEGTPYRLKAMNCPMHNLIYRSRGRSYRDLPLRLFEFGTVYRDEASGVIHGLTRVRALTQDDSHSYVAQEDAAKEIRHLLNFVLSLLRDFGLDDFYLELSTRDEDGKKADKFIGSDEQWAEATQVLEEVAQETGLELVPDPGGAAFYGPKISVQARDAIGRTWQMSTVQLDFNQPERFGLEYVAADGTRKQPVMIHSAKFGSIERFLGVLTEHYAGAFPVWLAPVQVTCIPVAEEFNDYLAEVADQLRKAGVRVEIDDSDDRFPKKIRNASKSKVPFTLIAGGEDRDAGAVSFRFRSGEQDNGVPVAEAVRRILDAIETKAQV
- a CDS encoding TIGR02611 family protein, yielding MHPDPQSSRPNGWFSRHHRQGPRPWRKLRLGFLRWRQTVLANPHTARLYRTIVGGLGTLIVLIGLMLVPLPGPGWLIVIIGLFIISSEFQWARRLLHFVRVNVEKWTRWIMAQRLWVRWTIGALTAAFVAVVVWGALKLTGLPDWVPDLPIFELLSLR
- a CDS encoding DUF4190 domain-containing protein; translated protein: MSTPQNPYGSGDGSGGNNPNGQNPNSQPSAPGQGGDQNQGEQPPQYGSQPQQPNYGQGGNDGSQGYGQQPPQYGASNDQNQYGSQPQYGQNAGGQDQNQYGSQPQYGQNAGGQDQNQYGSQPQYGQNQNQDPYGQNQNQYGQGQYGQNPYDASAQYDANQYGQQPAYAGADGSSDQFIPANPNAAYSQYPSGSGGNTSKNIWGILALIGGIVGILGAFVFGGGALFGIAAIIFGFVGLSAVKKGLASNKGLNITGIILGAVSVIISIIVIVATIMFGAFIFKAADEAASSSAPADPSQGAGQDPAQDPSEGSGSSDGGEPAPAQGSDVTIGDDLTATVSVKPGTADSSATGADSTNGQIAVVTMTVKNNSSEDVDLTLSDLNANNGGSKDYDDVFDGSNYRGSLAFADPVPAGGEKTYEFAFAVESSDIDAMHVQLKLNEDYGSGTDFEWKKQ
- the era gene encoding GTPase Era — translated: MEFRTDYPEDYKAGFACFVGRPNTGKSTLTNALVGEKVAITSAKPQTTRHTIRGIVHRDDHQLILIDTPGLHKPRTLLGSRLNDLVAMTLSEVDVIGFCLPADEPIGPGDRYIASQLELLDGRTPIVALVTKVDLVPKDKVAEALLAVGELADFADVVPVSAAEGFQVETVDSVLAGHLPVSPPLYPDGDLTDEPEEMMIAELVREAALEGVRDELPHSLAVQVEEMYPREGRSEDNPLWNVHVNLYVERPSQKAIIIGKGGSRLKAIGSESRQGIERLLGTKVYLDLHVKVAKDWQRDPKQLGRLGFDFNRN
- the zapE gene encoding cell division protein ZapE, translated to MNAEQTLVALSDRSPQVAPEELIAGLVPPPQFEDVSFDSYRTDPAEPSQAEARAKLEQFTSQSNSPGFFGRLFSKGKSGPKGVYLDGGYGVGKTHLLASAWHANEKPATFGTFVEYTNLVGALGFARARDDLSKMKLVCVDEFELDDPGDTVLMSRLMRELTDAGVKIIATSNTLPGSLGEGRFAAQDFLREIQALADQFEVYRIDGQDYRHRALSSPADPLSADELDAAAAELGGVIARDDFSELVNHLSSVHPSRYGRMVDGIDNAVWENVVTIENESVALRFVALVDRLYDRNVHIINSGVPLDKVFTEESLAGGYKKKYLRCLSRLTALSS